The following are from one region of the Paenibacillus sp. KS-LC4 genome:
- a CDS encoding lysophospholipid acyltransferase family protein, with product MLYLLFRFLLRVLYICLFRLEAKGLENIPADGPVILCANHVSNFDPPTVGVKVKRKVHYMAKAELFKIPVFGPLIRAFGAFPVKRGGVSKEAIKSSITLLKEGNVMGIFPEGSRRNQGGEAKKGAAMIALRSNAVVIPVAIVGNYSLFRKVTVYYGKPVDLTAFIDDSSPDKLDRLTDAIMKDVRALIAANQ from the coding sequence ATGTTATACCTGTTGTTCCGATTTCTTCTCCGTGTGCTTTATATATGCCTATTCCGTCTTGAAGCCAAAGGGCTTGAGAATATACCTGCTGATGGGCCTGTTATTCTATGCGCCAACCACGTCAGTAATTTTGACCCGCCTACAGTAGGTGTCAAGGTCAAACGGAAAGTCCATTATATGGCGAAAGCCGAATTGTTTAAAATTCCAGTTTTCGGACCGCTCATTCGAGCATTTGGAGCTTTTCCTGTCAAGCGCGGAGGCGTCAGCAAAGAGGCGATCAAATCATCGATCACCCTGCTGAAGGAAGGCAATGTAATGGGAATTTTCCCGGAGGGCTCTCGCCGCAATCAAGGCGGAGAAGCGAAGAAGGGAGCCGCGATGATCGCGCTTCGCAGCAATGCGGTTGTTATTCCTGTGGCAATTGTGGGTAATTATTCCTTGTTTCGCAAAGTAACGGTTTATTATGGCAAGCCGGTTGATCTTACCGCATTTATTGATGATTCCTCACCGGATAAGCTGGACCGTCTGACTGATGCGATTATGAAGGACGTTCGCGCTCTTATTGCAGCGAACCAATAA
- the cmk gene encoding (d)CMP kinase, whose protein sequence is MQQDGDGERINIAIDGPAGAGKSTVARKVAEQLGYVYIDTGAMYRAVTYSSQLAGIEPQEAGKLADHVTHLDIKLQAGNNGQTVFLNGENVTEQIRSRDVTLSVSHYAANDAVRQFLGAAQRRLAEEKGVVMDGRDIGSHVLPNAELKVFLTASVEERALRRYKELAGKQPVTLEQLAEEISQRDQLDEQREISPLVRAEDAILLDSTTMSIEEVAEAIVKLSRTKLAGAK, encoded by the coding sequence ATGCAGCAAGACGGTGACGGCGAGCGGATCAACATTGCGATTGATGGACCTGCTGGAGCAGGCAAGAGCACAGTAGCGCGTAAAGTTGCCGAACAACTAGGATATGTATATATTGATACAGGTGCTATGTATCGAGCCGTGACCTATAGTTCGCAGCTGGCGGGTATTGAGCCTCAGGAAGCTGGCAAGCTGGCTGACCATGTGACGCATCTGGACATTAAACTCCAGGCAGGCAACAATGGACAGACTGTATTTTTGAATGGAGAAAATGTCACCGAGCAAATTCGTTCACGTGATGTGACGCTCAGTGTGTCTCATTATGCTGCGAATGATGCAGTTAGGCAATTTCTTGGCGCTGCTCAGCGTAGGCTGGCTGAGGAGAAAGGCGTTGTAATGGATGGCAGGGACATTGGCTCCCATGTGCTTCCGAACGCTGAGCTGAAGGTTTTTTTAACGGCATCCGTTGAAGAGCGTGCGCTTCGCAGGTATAAGGAGCTAGCAGGCAAGCAGCCGGTTACGCTGGAACAGCTTGCGGAGGAAATTTCGCAGCGGGACCAACTGGATGAACAGCGGGAGATTTCGCCGCTTGTCCGCGCTGAAGATGCTATCCTGCTGGACAGCACGACGATGTCGATTGAAGAGGTCGCCGAGGCTATTGTCAAATTAAGCAGAACCAAATTGGCGGGGGCGAAGTAA